A stretch of Prosthecobacter debontii DNA encodes these proteins:
- a CDS encoding PQQ-binding-like beta-propeller repeat protein, producing the protein MNRSSETPSTRRRGLPWFPLLTILLGAGAIFYVRSLPEFERNLKSWLTAGIPLLVVLLNILWFLISRRFTWRTKLVGVVVLGALFFGAKQLVKVDGTADGTGMPKLVWRWSKTNANLKGAVGEAKEAVTASTDPRLAQAADVAQFFGPERNGVIQGAKLARDWQATPPKELWRQPIGEGWAAYAVVQGRAYTQEQRGEEELVTCYDLFTGKLLWSHADKARFSQWQSGDGPHATPTVDAGKVYSYGATGLLTCLEAATGKKIWQRSVLEENDLKNIEWGTSSSPLVVDDLVVVTGGRGPAPVLFAFRKETGEPAWKAGEDEASYASPSLAVLAGKRVILSNNARALLVCDPATGKVLLDYAWGDSKWPKASQPLVLDQDRVFLSAGYGMGCLMLKIEATSEGLLTATELWTGMKMKTQFNSPAELAGHAYGLDDGRLACVDLETGDRLWKEGRYASGQTLLVDDLLIVQSEGGAVHLAAAKPEGYEDLGKVEALSSKTWNHPTLAGRYLLVRNDREAVCYELPVRE; encoded by the coding sequence ATGAATCGCTCCTCTGAAACACCCTCCACTCGTCGCCGTGGTTTACCCTGGTTTCCGCTCCTCACGATCTTGCTCGGCGCGGGGGCCATCTTTTATGTGCGCTCGCTGCCGGAATTTGAGCGCAATTTGAAAAGCTGGCTCACGGCGGGGATTCCTCTCCTGGTGGTGCTGCTGAATATCCTCTGGTTTCTCATCAGTCGGCGTTTCACTTGGCGAACGAAACTGGTGGGCGTGGTGGTGCTCGGAGCCCTATTTTTCGGAGCCAAACAACTGGTGAAGGTGGACGGCACGGCCGATGGCACGGGCATGCCGAAACTGGTGTGGCGGTGGTCGAAGACGAACGCGAATCTGAAAGGCGCGGTGGGGGAGGCTAAGGAGGCTGTGACAGCGAGCACGGACCCACGCCTGGCTCAGGCCGCAGATGTGGCGCAATTCTTCGGACCTGAACGCAATGGGGTGATCCAAGGTGCCAAACTGGCGCGGGATTGGCAGGCGACTCCGCCCAAGGAACTCTGGCGGCAACCCATCGGTGAAGGCTGGGCGGCTTATGCCGTGGTGCAGGGCCGTGCTTACACTCAGGAGCAGCGTGGTGAGGAAGAGTTGGTAACGTGTTATGATCTATTCACGGGCAAGCTGTTGTGGTCTCATGCCGATAAAGCCCGCTTTTCTCAATGGCAGAGTGGGGATGGCCCGCATGCCACACCAACCGTGGACGCGGGGAAGGTTTACAGTTACGGAGCCACCGGTCTGCTCACCTGCCTGGAGGCTGCCACGGGGAAGAAGATCTGGCAGCGCTCCGTGCTGGAGGAAAACGACCTGAAGAACATCGAGTGGGGCACCAGCAGCTCTCCCTTGGTGGTGGATGATCTGGTCGTGGTGACCGGTGGTCGCGGCCCAGCCCCCGTGCTGTTTGCCTTTCGAAAAGAAACTGGCGAGCCTGCCTGGAAAGCCGGTGAAGATGAAGCCAGTTATGCCTCGCCCTCGCTGGCTGTGTTGGCAGGCAAACGCGTGATCCTCAGCAACAATGCCCGTGCCTTGCTGGTCTGTGATCCCGCCACAGGGAAGGTGCTGCTGGACTATGCCTGGGGCGATAGCAAATGGCCCAAGGCCTCGCAACCCTTGGTGTTAGACCAAGATCGGGTGTTCCTCTCGGCGGGCTATGGCATGGGCTGTCTGATGCTGAAAATCGAAGCCACGTCAGAGGGCCTGCTGACTGCAACTGAGCTGTGGACGGGTATGAAAATGAAGACGCAGTTTAACAGCCCGGCGGAACTCGCGGGTCATGCCTACGGTCTGGATGATGGTCGTTTGGCCTGTGTGGATCTCGAGACCGGAGATCGCCTGTGGAAAGAGGGGCGCTATGCTTCGGGACAGACCCTGCTGGTGGATGACCTCTTGATTGTCCAAAGCGAAGGCGGCGCAGTCCATCTCGCGGCGGCGAAACCGGAGGGTTATGAAGACCTCGGTAAAGTGGAGGCGCTGAGCAGCAAGACTTGGAATCACCCCACCCTCGCCGGACGCTATCTGCTGGTGCGGAATGACCGTGAGGCGGTGTGCTATGAACTGCCGGTGAGGGAGTAG
- a CDS encoding aminopeptidase P family protein, giving the protein MRYTPLPAELFALNRQRLYTQLPPRSLVILHANDVLPTNADGTMGFVQNSDLYYLSGIDQEETILMLFPDAPDPKQREILFVRETNEYIALWEGEKLTKEAANQRSDIRSVHWLQDFESIFRQVMCLADHVYLNSNEHARASITVETRETRFTHRCQREYPLHEYRRLAPLMHQLRSVKHDLELQALQEAIRITECGFRRLLQFVKPGVCEFEVEAELAHEFIRQRARGFAYPPIIASGPAACVLHYVTNHATCRAGDLLLLDVAANYANYNADLTRTIPVNGTFSTRQCQVYSAVLRVFREACQMLRPGVLIREYQEEIGKIMTSELIGLGLLDRDAVEKQDPERPLYKRYFPHGTSHLLGIDVHDVGQTWKPIQAGMVFTVEPGIYIREEGLGIRLENNLFIGENSNTDLMASIPIEPEEIEELMAKKG; this is encoded by the coding sequence ATGCGTTACACTCCCCTTCCCGCCGAGCTTTTTGCCCTCAACCGTCAGCGGCTTTACACGCAACTGCCGCCGCGCTCACTGGTGATCCTGCACGCCAATGATGTGCTGCCGACCAATGCCGACGGCACGATGGGCTTCGTGCAGAACAGTGACCTGTATTACCTCAGCGGCATTGACCAGGAGGAGACCATCCTCATGCTCTTCCCCGATGCGCCGGACCCGAAACAGCGTGAAATACTTTTTGTTCGGGAAACGAACGAATACATCGCTCTCTGGGAAGGCGAAAAGCTAACCAAAGAAGCGGCGAACCAGCGCTCCGACATCCGCAGCGTGCATTGGCTGCAGGATTTCGAATCGATCTTCCGGCAAGTCATGTGCCTGGCGGATCATGTTTATCTCAACTCCAACGAGCACGCCCGCGCCAGCATCACGGTGGAGACGCGGGAGACACGTTTCACGCACCGCTGCCAGCGTGAGTATCCGCTGCATGAGTATCGCCGTCTGGCCCCGCTCATGCATCAGCTTCGCAGCGTGAAGCATGATCTGGAACTGCAAGCCCTGCAGGAAGCTATCCGCATCACTGAGTGCGGGTTCCGCCGCCTGCTGCAGTTTGTAAAACCCGGCGTGTGTGAGTTTGAGGTGGAAGCCGAGTTGGCGCACGAATTCATCCGTCAGCGGGCGCGTGGCTTTGCCTATCCGCCCATCATTGCCAGCGGCCCAGCCGCCTGTGTGCTGCACTACGTCACCAACCACGCCACCTGCCGTGCGGGGGATCTGCTGCTGCTTGATGTGGCGGCCAATTATGCCAACTACAATGCCGACCTCACCCGCACCATCCCGGTAAACGGCACCTTCTCCACACGTCAGTGCCAGGTGTATTCCGCCGTGCTGCGAGTCTTCCGCGAAGCCTGCCAGATGCTACGCCCGGGCGTGCTGATCCGTGAGTATCAGGAGGAGATCGGCAAAATCATGACTTCCGAGCTGATCGGGCTCGGCCTCCTGGATCGTGATGCGGTGGAGAAGCAGGATCCCGAGCGCCCACTCTACAAACGCTACTTCCCCCACGGCACAAGTCATCTGCTCGGCATCGATGTGCATGACGTCGGCCAGACCTGGAAACCCATCCAAGCAGGCATGGTCTTCACCGTGGAGCCCGGCATTTATATCCGTGAAGAAGGCCTGGGCATCCGCCTGGAAAACAACCTCTTCATCGGTGAAAACAGCAACACCGATCTCATGGCCAGCATCCCCATCGAGCCCGAGGAGATCGAGGAACTGATGGCGAAGAAGGGGTGA
- a CDS encoding TetR/AcrR family transcriptional regulator yields the protein MPPAASAPRLPGDERRERILEASLRVFAERGFHGATTRELAKAAGVSEALMFRHFPTKEDLYLALQSHCCQAKAGEKAAMLGQLEDCTASLVTMVHYMMAKMLRPPDQVPEVEQALHRLLAHSLIEDGNFARGFMEKVGGEFIQKLEACLAAALQAGDAVASPVQARAGAWFVQHFAAMLMLNEMPGTPVVRLDSDRSSQVEQAVWFTLQGLGLKPEAIRRNYHPQAFALLMS from the coding sequence ATGCCTCCTGCTGCTTCCGCTCCACGTCTGCCCGGTGATGAACGCCGGGAGCGTATCTTGGAGGCGTCGTTGCGGGTGTTTGCAGAGCGGGGTTTTCATGGTGCAACGACTCGCGAGTTGGCCAAAGCTGCCGGGGTCTCTGAGGCGCTCATGTTCCGGCACTTTCCCACGAAAGAGGATCTGTATCTGGCGCTGCAAAGTCACTGCTGCCAAGCCAAAGCCGGCGAGAAAGCCGCGATGCTGGGGCAGCTCGAAGATTGCACGGCCTCACTGGTGACGATGGTGCACTACATGATGGCGAAGATGCTGCGTCCACCGGATCAAGTGCCCGAGGTGGAGCAGGCACTGCATCGCTTGCTGGCGCACAGTTTGATTGAGGATGGGAACTTTGCCCGAGGCTTCATGGAGAAGGTGGGCGGTGAATTCATCCAGAAGCTGGAGGCCTGTCTCGCCGCCGCGCTTCAGGCTGGGGATGCCGTGGCGTCTCCAGTGCAGGCCAGGGCAGGGGCCTGGTTCGTCCAGCACTTTGCGGCGATGCTGATGCTGAATGAGATGCCTGGCACGCCTGTGGTGCGGTTGGATTCGGATCGCAGCAGCCAAGTGGAGCAGGCGGTGTGGTTCACGCTCCAGGGGCTGGGTCTGAAGCCCGAGGCGATTCGTCGAAATTATCACCCCCAGGCGTTTGCTCTGCTGATGAGTTGA
- a CDS encoding DUF1501 domain-containing protein yields the protein MSAGSTSDSLLQATRRHFFSQCGMGIGGVALASLMAERGLMAASQAAQGGPGTPLRGMHPAKAKNVIFLFMAGGPSQLELFDYKPVLQKLNGQPIPQSYIEGKRFAFMGTSHGVKLLGTRKAFKRHGQAGTWVSEMLPHTAGIVDDISVVTTCQTALFNHAPAKLFMNTGSGQFGRPSMGAWVTYGIGSESSDLPGFVVLQSGPRGPRGGAVNWGSGFLPTTYQGVPLRSQGEPILNLSTPPHVSASSQRKVIDTVRAMNMQRLVATGDDEIQTRINAYEMAYRMQSSAPELIDIRGETPATLKLYGVDPSQPSFSRNCLLARRLVERGVRFVQLYHTNWDSHGGKGETLEDDFPKVVHEIDQGCAALIHDLKSRGLLEETLVIWGGEFGRTPMGENREKTGRNHHIDAFTMWFAGGGIKPGQTYGQTDELGFDGIEQKAHVHDIHATILHLLGMDHEKLTFKFQGRDFRLTDVHGEVLHGLLA from the coding sequence ATGTCCGCTGGTTCCACCTCTGATTCTCTGCTCCAGGCCACGCGCCGTCATTTCTTCAGCCAATGCGGCATGGGGATCGGTGGGGTGGCGCTGGCTTCGCTGATGGCGGAGCGCGGATTGATGGCGGCCAGCCAAGCGGCTCAAGGTGGACCGGGCACGCCACTGCGCGGCATGCATCCGGCCAAGGCGAAGAATGTGATCTTCCTGTTCATGGCTGGTGGTCCCTCGCAGTTGGAGTTGTTCGACTACAAACCCGTGCTGCAAAAGCTCAATGGACAGCCCATCCCGCAGAGTTACATCGAGGGGAAGCGCTTCGCCTTCATGGGCACCAGCCATGGGGTGAAACTGCTGGGCACGCGCAAGGCCTTCAAGCGACATGGACAAGCGGGCACGTGGGTGAGTGAAATGCTCCCGCACACGGCAGGCATCGTGGACGACATCAGCGTGGTGACCACCTGCCAGACGGCGCTTTTCAATCACGCACCGGCCAAGCTTTTCATGAACACGGGCAGCGGTCAGTTTGGCCGCCCGAGCATGGGAGCCTGGGTGACTTACGGCATCGGCAGTGAGTCCAGTGACCTACCGGGTTTTGTGGTTCTGCAGAGCGGTCCACGCGGGCCCCGCGGAGGCGCGGTGAACTGGGGCAGCGGCTTCCTGCCCACCACCTATCAGGGCGTGCCGCTGCGCAGTCAGGGCGAGCCGATCCTGAATCTAAGCACCCCGCCGCATGTCAGTGCCAGCAGTCAGCGGAAGGTCATTGATACCGTGCGTGCCATGAACATGCAGCGTCTGGTGGCAACTGGAGATGATGAGATTCAGACCCGCATCAATGCCTATGAAATGGCCTACCGCATGCAGTCCAGTGCACCGGAGCTCATTGACATTCGAGGTGAAACGCCTGCCACGCTGAAGCTGTATGGCGTGGATCCCTCGCAGCCGTCCTTTTCACGCAACTGTTTGTTGGCCCGTCGTCTGGTGGAGCGTGGGGTGCGCTTCGTGCAGCTTTACCACACCAACTGGGACAGCCATGGCGGCAAGGGCGAGACGCTGGAGGATGACTTCCCCAAAGTGGTGCACGAGATTGATCAAGGCTGTGCGGCACTGATCCACGATTTGAAATCGCGCGGACTGCTCGAGGAGACGCTGGTGATCTGGGGCGGTGAATTTGGCCGAACCCCCATGGGTGAAAACCGTGAGAAGACGGGGCGCAATCATCACATCGATGCCTTCACCATGTGGTTCGCTGGCGGGGGCATCAAGCCGGGGCAGACCTATGGCCAAACCGATGAGCTGGGCTTCGATGGCATCGAACAAAAGGCCCATGTACATGACATCCACGCCACCATTCTGCATCTGCTCGGCATGGATCATGAGAAGCTGACCTTCAAATTCCAAGGCCGCGACTTCCGCCTCACCGATGTGCATGGAGAAGTGCTGCATGGGCTGTTAGCATAG
- a CDS encoding D-2-hydroxyacid dehydrogenase, producing the protein MKIVLLDAYTANPGDVSWEPLQAIAPCEFHDRTPLEETVARCAGAEAVITNKAPLTREIIMALPDLKYIGVTATGYNIVDVAAAKERSITVTNVPGYSSPAVSQLVFALLLELTNKVGYHAQTVADGRWQACPDFSYWDGSIMELSGRTLGIIGYGDIGSAVGRIATAFGMKVLASKREWKTPAPEGITPASIDEVFAHSDAISLHCPLTDATKFLVCERTLRLMKPSAYLINTGRGPLIDEAALAQALNEGRIAGAGLDVLSVEPPKDGNPLIGAKNCLITPHIGWASRDARIRLIAATAANLQAFLDGKPVNVVG; encoded by the coding sequence ATGAAGATTGTTCTACTCGATGCCTACACTGCCAATCCCGGAGATGTTTCCTGGGAACCCCTGCAAGCCATCGCCCCGTGTGAGTTTCATGATCGCACTCCCCTGGAAGAAACCGTGGCCCGCTGTGCCGGTGCCGAGGCTGTCATCACCAACAAAGCCCCGCTGACCCGTGAGATCATCATGGCCCTGCCAGATCTCAAATACATCGGCGTCACCGCCACCGGTTATAACATCGTGGATGTCGCTGCGGCAAAAGAGCGCAGCATCACCGTCACCAACGTGCCCGGCTACAGCTCCCCTGCCGTATCCCAGCTCGTTTTCGCCCTCTTGCTGGAGCTGACCAACAAGGTCGGTTATCATGCTCAAACCGTGGCGGATGGCCGCTGGCAGGCCTGCCCCGACTTCTCCTACTGGGATGGCTCCATCATGGAGCTCAGCGGTCGTACACTCGGCATCATTGGTTATGGCGATATCGGCAGCGCCGTGGGTCGCATCGCCACCGCCTTTGGCATGAAGGTGCTGGCCAGCAAGCGCGAGTGGAAAACCCCAGCGCCCGAAGGCATCACCCCCGCCAGCATTGACGAGGTCTTTGCCCACAGTGACGCCATCTCCCTGCACTGCCCGCTGACCGATGCCACCAAGTTTCTCGTCTGTGAGCGCACCCTGCGCCTGATGAAGCCCTCCGCTTACCTCATCAACACCGGCCGTGGCCCGCTCATTGATGAAGCCGCTCTCGCCCAGGCCCTTAACGAAGGCCGTATCGCCGGCGCCGGACTCGACGTCCTCTCCGTGGAACCCCCGAAAGACGGCAATCCTCTGATCGGAGCTAAAAACTGCCTCATCACCCCCCACATCGGCTGGGCCAGCCGCGATGCCCGCATCCGCCTCATCGCCGCCACCGCCGCGAACCTCCAGGCCTTCCTGGATGGCAAGCCGGTGAATGTGGTGGGGTAA
- a CDS encoding ABC transporter ATP-binding protein — protein sequence MIQIEKLTMHYGDLKALNDLTLEVRPGELFAFLGPNGAGKTTAIRLLTGMMKPMKGRVEICGIDIQKEPLKAKSLLGYVPDVAAFYEKLTAPEFMQFIAELFEMDVAYAAERTKDLFTQFALHEHCRQRIENLSHGTRQRLAIASALLHEPKVFVIDEPMVGLDPIHARVVKEELKRQARNGATVLMSTHLLNIVEEVADRIGILHRGKLIFVGTLQELRAEEAKQGLNLEEIFLEMVG from the coding sequence ATGATTCAGATCGAAAAACTGACGATGCATTATGGCGACCTCAAGGCGCTGAATGATCTGACCCTGGAGGTCCGCCCCGGTGAGTTGTTTGCCTTTCTCGGCCCCAATGGAGCTGGCAAGACCACGGCGATCCGCCTTCTCACGGGCATGATGAAGCCGATGAAGGGCCGGGTGGAGATCTGCGGCATCGATATCCAAAAAGAACCGCTGAAGGCGAAGTCGCTGCTCGGTTATGTGCCGGATGTGGCGGCCTTTTACGAGAAGCTGACGGCCCCGGAGTTCATGCAATTCATCGCGGAACTGTTCGAGATGGATGTGGCCTATGCGGCGGAGCGGACGAAGGATCTTTTCACCCAGTTTGCCCTGCATGAGCACTGCCGTCAGCGCATTGAAAATCTCAGCCACGGCACCCGTCAGCGCCTCGCCATCGCCAGCGCACTGCTGCATGAGCCGAAGGTCTTCGTCATTGATGAGCCCATGGTCGGCCTCGACCCCATCCATGCACGCGTGGTGAAGGAGGAACTCAAACGTCAGGCCCGCAATGGAGCCACCGTGCTGATGAGCACCCACCTGCTGAACATCGTGGAGGAAGTGGCCGACCGCATCGGCATCCTGCATCGGGGCAAGCTCATCTTCGTCGGCACCCTGCAGGAACTGCGGGCTGAGGAGGCGAAGCAGGGGCTGAATCTGGAAGAGATCTTCCTAGAGATGGTGGGGTGA
- the fbaA gene encoding class II fructose-bisphosphate aldolase, which yields MPVATPAQYRAMLDAAQKGGYAYPAINVTSLPTINGALKAFSEAKSDGIIQISTGGGEFASGTAVKDMALGAIVLAEAVHILAAKYDVLIALHTDHCHPKNVEKFLKPLLAATKARREAGKGNLFNSHMFDGSELSLEENIKVSVELLKECAELDIILEVEAGVVGGEEDGHDTSGVANDKLYTTPEDMLAVYEALNGIGRFMFAATFGNVHGAYKPGAVKLKPTILKDGQAAVMGKYGETAEMDLVFHGGSGTPLEEIRETLDYGVIKMNIDTDTQYAFTRPIVGHIMKNYDGVLKIDGEVGDKKAYDPRGYLKKGEQGLCDRMKEACDDLRSTGQTIFGTV from the coding sequence ATGCCCGTCGCCACCCCCGCTCAATATCGTGCCATGCTTGATGCCGCCCAGAAGGGTGGATACGCCTATCCGGCCATCAACGTCACCTCTCTGCCCACGATCAACGGCGCTCTGAAGGCCTTCTCGGAAGCCAAGTCCGACGGTATCATCCAGATCTCCACCGGTGGCGGTGAGTTTGCCTCCGGCACCGCCGTGAAGGACATGGCCCTCGGTGCCATCGTGCTGGCTGAGGCCGTGCACATCCTGGCCGCCAAGTATGACGTCCTGATCGCCCTGCACACCGACCACTGCCATCCGAAGAACGTTGAGAAATTCCTCAAGCCTCTCCTGGCCGCCACCAAAGCCCGCCGTGAAGCCGGTAAAGGTAACCTTTTCAACAGCCACATGTTCGATGGCTCCGAACTGAGCCTGGAAGAAAACATCAAGGTCTCCGTGGAACTCCTCAAGGAGTGTGCTGAGCTGGACATCATCCTCGAAGTGGAAGCTGGCGTCGTCGGTGGTGAGGAAGACGGCCACGACACCTCCGGTGTGGCCAATGACAAGCTCTACACCACCCCTGAAGACATGCTGGCCGTGTATGAGGCCCTCAATGGCATCGGTCGTTTCATGTTCGCCGCCACCTTTGGCAACGTCCACGGCGCTTACAAGCCCGGTGCGGTGAAGCTGAAGCCTACCATCCTCAAAGACGGTCAGGCCGCTGTCATGGGTAAATACGGTGAGACGGCTGAGATGGACCTCGTGTTCCACGGTGGTAGCGGCACCCCTCTCGAAGAGATCCGTGAGACCCTCGACTACGGCGTCATCAAGATGAACATCGACACCGACACCCAGTATGCCTTCACCCGCCCGATCGTCGGTCACATCATGAAGAACTACGACGGCGTGCTGAAGATCGACGGTGAAGTGGGTGACAAGAAAGCCTACGACCCACGCGGCTACCTGAAGAAAGGCGAGCAGGGCCTCTGCGACCGCATGAAGGAAGCCTGCGACGACCTCCGCAGCACCGGTCAGACCATCTTCGGAACGGTCTAA